GTCGTACATGTTCATGTTCACGCCGCAATTCCCCAAGGAAACGGAATTGGACGTCTGCTGGTTATAGGCCGTCGTCTGCTCCGTCACCGTGAACGACGTCTCCGACGGACAATAGCTCGTCGACGTGTAATTGATGGCGGCGGCGTGGAGTCTGGTGAAAAGAAGGAAGAGGAACAGGAATGAACCGATTGAACGACCCGGCAAAAGGAAAAGCCCTTTCGCCATGCTAAAAACGTTTGAATTTTGGACAGCTGTTCTGTTCACAGGGCCAGCTTTTTAGGGGATTCGGTCCCAAAAATCGGAAGTTGGGTAGCTACTTGGGCAAAATATACCATTTTCGGCACAGAAAACAATTTTTCATGGTTTTGCTTCAAACGTTAAGACCCAATGAGTTTAACGATAAATAAAAAAGTCTTAAAAAATATCGGAACCGGTCACACTGACCGACGCCTTTTCCAATACTTCATCGGCCATCCCCCGGCTCTTCATGACCAAATGAAGCTTGTGCCGGAGGATCGGCATCCGCTTGGCCAAGTCCCTTAATTCCCGGGAGGAGATGACCAGGGTCGTCACGTCGGTCAAGGCCTGCGCGCTCGCGTTCCGCTTATCGGTATAACCCATGGCCACATTCTCCCCGAAAAAATCGCCCGCCTTCAATTCGACCGAGAAATTCACCCGGCCCTGATCCGACTTCCGGACGATCTGCACCCGGCCCGAGGAGATGATGAAGAAATCCTCCGTCTTGCTTCCCTGACGGACGATCAGTTCCTCCTTGGCGAACTGTTGGGTCTTGGCCAAGAGGGATATTTCGTGCTTCGCGGTGGGGTCCAGGTCCCGGAATATTTCCACCGAGGAGATCAGCGGACGCTTTTTCCAAAGGCTCGAGAAACTTTCCCGAAGATCGTTCTTTTCCACGAATTCCAGGAACAGGTCCCCCGGAAGCTTGAAAAGAACGACCGGAGTGCGGCTCACGACGGTGGCATTGGTCTTGGAACGGTTGATGATCGACATTTCTCCGAAAAAGTCACCGCCTTCCAAGGTAGCCAAAAGAGGGTCTTTTTTATTCTCCGCATCGAGAACATCCAAGGACCCGGAAAGGATGAAGTAAAAAGAATCCCCTTCCTGTCCTTTTTTCACCACTTCATATTGGTTCGGAAGGTCCAAGACCTGGCCCTGGGAAAAGATCACGTTGATCCAATGAGGGTCCTTGACCTCAAAAAGCTTCAAGGTCTGGAGAACGCCGCTATAGACCGACTGGGGGAAAACCCGCTCGGGCAGATAGGTCTTCCCCCAACCGGGTTTGGCCACCGGGTATTTCGGATCGACCTTTGATGGATTGATATGATAGAAAAGGAACTCGGTCCCAGGGTAACTCACGATGGTCTTGTCCCAATCCGCGGGTTCTCCGTGGATCATCCCGCCCCCGGCGTCGATCATGGCAAGGCATTCGTCCCCGCGGACCAAGGACCTCATACGATCCACATGTTCCTGGGAAACGGCGCCGTCCTTCACCAATTGGTCCATTCCACTGAAATGGTCCAGGTCACTGGAATGGAGCAGGGTGTGGGGCTTTCCATTCTCGTCGGGGACGGTCACCCGGAATCCGATGGTCGGGATGGAGTGGACCGTGTAAAAGAATTCCCAAGCGGCCCCGTACATCCGGTAGTTCTTCCCGGGGATCACCTCCACGAAGCGGACCATGGACCGCACCACCTCAATGGGTTCTCCGATGATCCGGGAGACCTTCAGGAGCGTACACTCGAAGATCTCACGGGTGGAAATGATGGTGAAGGAATGTTCGGAGAGCAAGAGCTCGGAGAGGGCGCAGTGATCATCGTGGACGTGGGTCTGGATGATGGCGGTCAGGCGGTCCTTCGCCACCCCGACCTGTTTGAGGTATTTGGAGATGCCGGCCGGTGAATCCACCAGGAACCCGTTGCCGTTGACCCAAAGCAACATGCCCGTGGTGGGTCCCGCCGGATCGAACCCGGTGTAGCATCCCAGCACCTTAAGACGAAGCCTTTCCGGTTTTTCGATGGTCCCGCTCAGGTCCGCCAAGGGAGGCAGCTGTTCTCCTTCGAAATTGAGATCGACGGGATGGACCTTGCCTCGTTCGGAAATTTCATAGCGGTTGTTCCCCATCCTTTTGATGAGGATATCGGCCGAATCGGAGAAAAGAGGGACCGCTACCTCCCCTTCTTCGTCCGGCATATGGACGAACTCGAAGAGGTCCTCGATCTGCAGGATCGACCCGGCCCGTTTGACCGCCATTCCGTCGGCCATTTTGGCCAGGGTCTCGATCCGCGTCTTGCTCAAACCCCACTTTTTCATCTCGGAACGCCCGGGACCCAATAAGGTGACCCGCAGGATGTCGTAAAGCCTTTCACACATGTCCCGAGTTCCCAGGACCCGGAACTTCTTTCCCATTTGGTATCCCTGGTCGACGAAAAGGAACCAATAACCCAGGAACTCGAAAGCCATTTGAGAAACGCCGTTCTTATGGGAGAGGTCGGGCAGAACACCAACATGGGGGATCTTCTTTTTCTGTTTCAGGAGGGCCTTGAGGATCTCGGGAGGACTACCGATGAGCGCACTGTTGGACGGGCCTTCGACATGGAAGCAACCCGGGGCAACGAATGAGATATGCATGGTCTCTCCTTGCCTTCCTTACTGAGACCCCGATGGGTTTTTCAGGAAGCTTGAGGTGATGTCCCCCGGACCTAGTGGGCTTACTTGGGTTTCGGCCGATGGTCTTGGGACGAATGGTGTTGCGGAATAAATAGTAAAGGTAAGTAAAGGCGGGGTCAACCGGACGAAAGAGAAGCAAAATCGGCCAAATTGGCCGATCAGCGGGTCAGCGGTTGACCAGTAATTTGGAGAACCGGGTGGCCGGGTTGGGACCGTTGACCTGGGTCTTGATGTAATAAAGACCGTTAGCGATCGGAGTGCCCCACTCGTCCCGAAGGTCCCAGGTCAGGGTCGCAGTGGAAGTCACCTGGAGCCTCTTCTCGAAGATCCTGCGGAAAGCCACGGTATAAACGGTCAGCTCCACGTCCGAAGGGGCCGGGACCGAAACGCAAAGGGAGACATAATCGTCACTCGTGACCGGGTTGGGATAAACGGGACAGATGGTCGGTCGGAGGGACGGGGTGTTGGTGGAGGTCGGGGTCGGAGTACCGGTCCAAGTAGCGGTCGGTGTGGGCGTACTGGTCAGCACGATGACCGTCACATTGTTCCCATTGGCAAAGGTCGAGGAGGTCTCGCCTTGGAAATCCGCCACCGCGGAATTGGAGAGGATCGACCCATCCGGGGCCGAACCGTTCACTTGAACGTCGAAGCTGAAATTGTAGGTGCCGGGGGCCAGGGTTCCCAGGTTCCAAGTGATCTGGCTTCCCGAAAGGGTCCCCGACGGACCTGAAACGAATCCCAAGAAAGTGGTCGAATTGGGAAGATTGTCCGTCAAGACGACCGTGTTCGCCGTGGAGGTGGAGATCGTCAGGCTGAGGCTATAGGTCAATGTTTGTCCCGGGTTGGCGGTACCGCCGGAAGCGTTCTGGCTGAGCGTAAGGACAGGCAATGGCGTACTGGTAGAAGTGACCGTCATGGTCGCCGTCGGCGTGAAGGTGAAGGTAGAGGTCGGCGTGAAAGTGGATGTACCTGTGGAAGTGGGGGTCGGGGTGATGACATCGGTATTGGTGAAGGTCGCCGTGACCGTCGGCGTGAAGGTGGGGGTCGGCGTAAGGGTGAAGGTGGAAGTCGAAGTATAGGTCGAAGTGGGGGTGAAGGTCTTGGTCGGGGTCCCGGTCGCGGTCGGGGTGATCACATCCGTGTTGGTAAAGGTGGAAGTGACGGTCGCTGTATAGGTCGACGTAAAGGTCGCCGTGGAAGTGGCGCTGTTCGTGAAAGTGGGCGTGATCACGTTCGTGTTCGTAAAAGTGGAGGTTACCGTTGGGGTGGAGGTCGGGGTGAAGGTGGGACTAAAGGTCATCGTCGAAGTCGAGGTGAAGGTTCGCGTC
The genomic region above belongs to bacterium and contains:
- a CDS encoding cyclic nucleotide-binding domain-containing protein; translation: MHISFVAPGCFHVEGPSNSALIGSPPEILKALLKQKKKIPHVGVLPDLSHKNGVSQMAFEFLGYWFLFVDQGYQMGKKFRVLGTRDMCERLYDILRVTLLGPGRSEMKKWGLSKTRIETLAKMADGMAVKRAGSILQIEDLFEFVHMPDEEGEVAVPLFSDSADILIKRMGNNRYEISERGKVHPVDLNFEGEQLPPLADLSGTIEKPERLRLKVLGCYTGFDPAGPTTGMLLWVNGNGFLVDSPAGISKYLKQVGVAKDRLTAIIQTHVHDDHCALSELLLSEHSFTIISTREIFECTLLKVSRIIGEPIEVVRSMVRFVEVIPGKNYRMYGAAWEFFYTVHSIPTIGFRVTVPDENGKPHTLLHSSDLDHFSGMDQLVKDGAVSQEHVDRMRSLVRGDECLAMIDAGGGMIHGEPADWDKTIVSYPGTEFLFYHINPSKVDPKYPVAKPGWGKTYLPERVFPQSVYSGVLQTLKLFEVKDPHWINVIFSQGQVLDLPNQYEVVKKGQEGDSFYFILSGSLDVLDAENKKDPLLATLEGGDFFGEMSIINRSKTNATVVSRTPVVLFKLPGDLFLEFVEKNDLRESFSSLWKKRPLISSVEIFRDLDPTAKHEISLLAKTQQFAKEELIVRQGSKTEDFFIISSGRVQIVRKSDQGRVNFSVELKAGDFFGENVAMGYTDKRNASAQALTDVTTLVISSRELRDLAKRMPILRHKLHLVMKSRGMADEVLEKASVSVTGSDIF